One window from the genome of Candidatus Omnitrophota bacterium encodes:
- the fabF gene encoding beta-ketoacyl-ACP synthase II: MLKKRRVVVTGLGTVSPIGHTIDKFWNSLLEGKSGVKKLTRFDPTHYTCKIGAEITDFDPSPYLSAKELRRMDRFVQFAVVAAKKAVTDAKINLEKTDRNRFGVLVGSGIGGLHTVEAEHRQYIALGPEKGPGRISPFLIPMLIINMASGQISITLGLKGPNSAVGTACATGNHAIGDGFRIIQRSEADIMICGGSEAAITVMGFGGFCALKALSLRNDDPQKASRPFDKNRDGFVMGEGAGIVVLEELEHALKRNAHIYCEMAGYGMSGDAYHMTAPDPQGDGGVRCMNASLKDAGVKPEDVDYINAHGTSTLYNDKIETLAIKKVFGAHAKKLAISSTKSVMGHLLGAAGGVELIACALAIKHGIIPPTINYHTPDPECDLDYVPNKPRAHKIKVAASNALGFGGHNATLVVKKYT, from the coding sequence ATGCTTAAAAAAAGACGTGTTGTCGTAACGGGCTTGGGAACAGTCAGTCCTATAGGCCACACCATTGATAAGTTTTGGAACTCCCTCCTGGAAGGTAAAAGCGGCGTTAAAAAGCTGACACGTTTTGATCCCACCCATTATACCTGTAAGATAGGAGCCGAAATAACGGATTTCGACCCTTCGCCATATCTATCGGCCAAAGAACTCAGGCGCATGGATAGATTTGTACAGTTCGCCGTTGTAGCCGCTAAAAAAGCAGTGACCGATGCCAAGATAAATCTTGAAAAGACAGATCGCAACAGATTTGGCGTGTTGGTCGGCTCAGGTATAGGCGGGCTGCATACAGTGGAAGCCGAACACAGGCAATACATAGCCTTGGGCCCTGAAAAAGGTCCGGGTAGAATTTCCCCATTTCTTATACCAATGCTGATTATCAATATGGCCTCGGGCCAAATATCCATCACGTTAGGGCTAAAAGGGCCTAATTCAGCGGTGGGGACTGCCTGCGCTACAGGTAATCATGCTATAGGGGATGGATTCAGGATAATACAGCGTAGTGAGGCTGATATCATGATATGCGGCGGCAGCGAAGCTGCCATTACGGTGATGGGTTTTGGCGGATTTTGCGCGCTAAAGGCATTATCCTTGCGTAATGATGATCCGCAGAAAGCATCGAGGCCGTTCGATAAGAACAGAGACGGGTTTGTAATGGGCGAAGGCGCCGGTATAGTAGTGCTGGAAGAATTAGAGCATGCGCTAAAGCGCAATGCTCATATATATTGTGAAATGGCCGGATATGGCATGAGCGGAGACGCCTACCACATGACAGCGCCTGATCCGCAAGGTGATGGCGGCGTGAGATGCATGAACGCTTCATTAAAAGATGCCGGTGTAAAGCCGGAAGATGTAGATTATATAAATGCGCACGGCACTTCTACTTTATATAATGATAAGATAGAGACACTTGCGATAAAAAAGGTATTTGGCGCCCACGCGAAGAAACTGGCGATAAGTTCGACAAAGTCTGTTATGGGCCATCTTCTTGGAGCGGCAGGCGGAGTCGAATTAATAGCCTGCGCTCTGGCAATAAAGCATGGGATAATACCGCCCACTATAAATTACCATACACCTGACCCCGAATGTGACCTCGATTATGTTCCGAATAAACCTCGGGCGCATAAGATAAAGGTGGCCGCTTCGAACGCGCTTGGTTTTGGCGGGCATAACGCGACTTTGGTTGTAAAGAAATATACATAG
- the acpP gene encoding acyl carrier protein, with translation MAISQDKIKQIIAEQLGVKKEEVTDSAKFVDDLGADSLDTVELVMALEEEFGIEIPDEDAEKLATVGDALRYIEEKAGK, from the coding sequence ATGGCGATATCTCAGGACAAGATCAAACAGATCATTGCTGAGCAGCTTGGGGTGAAGAAAGAGGAAGTAACTGATAGCGCAAAATTTGTCGATGATTTGGGAGCAGATTCTCTTGATACAGTAGAGCTTGTAATGGCACTGGAAGAGGAATTTGGCATAGAGATACCGGATGAGGATGCCGAGAAGCTCGCGACTGTCGGGGATGCTCTGAGATATATCGAAGAGAAGGCCGGCAAGTAG
- the fabG gene encoding 3-oxoacyl-[acyl-carrier-protein] reductase, protein MVLKDKVAVITGGGRGIGKAIAMVFAGEGCNLALCDVNPDVLAAAQKEIEALGRQCITGIVDVTKADQVESFIQKTLDKFQKIDILVNNAGITKDTLLVRMSEADWDAVLGVNLKGAFICTKAAAKIMMKQRDGRIVNMASIIGLIGNAGQANYAASKGGLIALTKTVAKELASRNVRVNAIAPGFIQTDMTAKLPDNVKSEMLKHVPMGKMGSVNDVANLALFLVSDDSSYITGQVITVDGGMVM, encoded by the coding sequence ATGGTACTTAAAGATAAGGTAGCGGTTATAACCGGCGGCGGCCGCGGCATAGGAAAAGCGATAGCCATGGTATTTGCCGGGGAAGGATGCAATCTGGCCCTGTGCGATGTTAACCCTGATGTGCTTGCCGCAGCGCAGAAAGAGATAGAGGCGTTGGGCCGGCAGTGCATAACAGGCATTGTGGACGTGACAAAGGCCGATCAGGTCGAATCCTTCATCCAAAAAACCCTTGACAAATTTCAAAAAATCGATATACTTGTAAACAATGCTGGCATAACAAAAGACACGCTTCTGGTCAGAATGTCGGAAGCAGACTGGGATGCGGTCTTAGGCGTCAATCTTAAAGGTGCTTTCATCTGCACCAAGGCCGCGGCAAAGATCATGATGAAGCAGAGGGACGGCAGGATCGTTAATATGGCTTCAATCATAGGTTTGATAGGCAATGCCGGCCAGGCTAATTACGCCGCCTCTAAAGGCGGGCTTATTGCTCTTACGAAGACGGTAGCTAAGGAGCTTGCATCCAGGAACGTGAGAGTAAATGCCATAGCGCCTGGTTTCATACAGACGGACATGACGGCAAAACTTCCGGATAATGTAAAGAGCGAGATGCTAAAACATGTTCCCATGGGGAAGATGGGAAGTGTTAATGATGTGGCGAATCTCGCTTTATTTTTAGTGAGTGACGATTCCTCCTATATAACCGGACAAGTGATCACGGTTGACGGCGGAATGGTAATGTAG
- the mtaB gene encoding tRNA (N(6)-L-threonylcarbamoyladenosine(37)-C(2))-methylthiotransferase MtaB — protein sequence MNTKNSPSYRFFIKTLGCKVNQYESQAMREILVKAGFRECLSKETADIYIINTCTVTHKADTESRYWTGVFHKTNPKAKIVITGCCAEKDAGAFSFLPGISNIIKNEDKPRIAEMLTGHRRGVTPRRCATYDEPHRFLSITDFKDHAKAFVKIQDGCNNFCAYCKVPYVRGPSISKPLKDVVEEVGTLVSKGFREIVLTGICLGAWGSDFQGKLSIIDILKALNNINGDFRIRLSSIEPKYVTDEFIDFIAKNKRICRHLHIPIQSGDDQILASMNRPYTAQQLKDLIVKVKRGIEGVGITTDILVGFPGESDKSFRNTVNLIKEIQPARTHIFPFSKRDGTVACNMPEDISPDVIKSRLQRMRITAITASYLYREPFRNKSLDVLVESKREKHSGKLIGYSDNYIRVMFDGPDALMKTIVPVKIEELNLTYTLGAEKT from the coding sequence ATGAATACCAAGAATAGCCCCAGTTACAGGTTTTTTATAAAAACTCTCGGGTGCAAGGTGAATCAGTATGAATCCCAGGCGATGAGGGAGATTTTGGTTAAGGCGGGTTTCAGGGAGTGCTTGTCAAAAGAGACCGCCGATATTTATATAATCAATACCTGCACCGTTACTCATAAGGCAGATACGGAGTCGCGTTATTGGACAGGAGTTTTTCATAAGACTAATCCAAAAGCAAAGATAGTCATAACCGGCTGCTGCGCCGAAAAAGATGCCGGTGCATTCTCTTTTCTTCCGGGCATATCAAATATAATTAAGAATGAGGACAAGCCTCGAATAGCGGAGATGTTGACAGGCCACCGCCGCGGTGTGACACCGCGGCGGTGCGCTACGTACGACGAACCTCATCGCTTCCTAAGCATTACCGATTTCAAAGACCATGCCAAGGCATTCGTGAAGATACAGGATGGCTGCAATAATTTTTGCGCCTATTGTAAAGTGCCTTATGTTAGAGGCCCATCGATATCAAAGCCTTTAAAGGATGTGGTCGAAGAGGTGGGCACTCTCGTTTCAAAGGGCTTTAGGGAGATAGTCCTCACAGGCATCTGCCTGGGTGCCTGGGGAAGTGATTTTCAGGGAAAATTGAGCATTATAGATATTTTAAAGGCATTGAATAATATTAACGGAGACTTTAGGATCAGGCTTAGCTCTATTGAGCCCAAGTATGTTACGGATGAGTTTATCGATTTTATCGCTAAAAATAAGCGCATATGCAGGCATCTTCATATACCAATTCAATCAGGCGATGACCAGATATTGGCCAGCATGAATAGGCCCTATACCGCTCAACAATTAAAGGACCTTATTGTCAAGGTAAAGAGAGGAATAGAGGGAGTAGGAATAACGACTGATATATTGGTGGGCTTTCCCGGCGAATCCGATAAGAGCTTCCGTAATACAGTTAACCTTATTAAGGAGATACAGCCCGCAAGAACGCATATATTTCCTTTCAGTAAGAGGGACGGGACGGTGGCCTGTAATATGCCCGAGGATATTTCCCCGGATGTCATTAAAAGCCGTCTCCAGCGAATGAGGATAACTGCCATCACGGCCTCTTATCTATATAGGGAGCCATTCCGCAATAAGAGTTTGGATGTGCTGGTGGAGTCCAAGAGAGAGAAGCATTCCGGCAAACTAATTGGATACTCTGATAATTATATAAGGGTGATGTTCGACGGGCCGGACGCGCTGATGAAGACGATCGTTCCCGTTAAGATAGAGGAATTGAATCTTACTTACACGTTAGGCGCAGAAAAAACTTGA
- a CDS encoding 16S rRNA (uracil(1498)-N(3))-methyltransferase produces MSRFYVPKEAVSGNRILISGKEAHHILDVMRLNISDEVVVFDGTGKEYVGVVKEAGRKSLSLEIVKVRNLNPSAKYSITLIQAIPKKEKMDYIIEKATELGVDSIIPVTTARTIPDWNDSKRASIVERWRKISLEASKQCGRTDIPEISPIIEFKDAITAAVSYTATVYNLKLIAALNDKAIKFKDALKSCLGGKIAIAIGPEGDFTPGEIKSAQGQGFKTVNLGPRVLKSDTAGLAAISMINYEYQE; encoded by the coding sequence ATGAGTCGTTTTTATGTTCCAAAAGAAGCGGTAAGCGGTAACCGGATATTGATAAGCGGAAAAGAGGCGCATCATATACTCGATGTGATGCGCCTTAATATTTCTGACGAAGTAGTTGTATTTGACGGCACAGGTAAAGAGTATGTGGGTGTTGTTAAAGAAGCCGGCCGTAAATCATTGTCTTTAGAGATCGTAAAAGTCCGCAACTTGAACCCTTCGGCAAAATATAGCATAACGTTAATACAGGCTATACCCAAAAAAGAGAAGATGGACTATATAATAGAAAAGGCAACGGAGCTGGGCGTGGACAGCATAATTCCTGTCACTACCGCGCGCACTATACCGGATTGGAACGATTCGAAGAGGGCGAGTATAGTAGAGAGATGGCGGAAGATATCCCTGGAGGCCTCAAAGCAGTGCGGCAGGACGGATATCCCGGAAATAAGCCCAATCATAGAGTTTAAAGACGCTATCACCGCCGCGGTGTCATACACCGCGACGGTGTACAACCTGAAACTGATAGCGGCGCTAAATGACAAGGCCATCAAGTTTAAAGATGCGTTAAAGTCGTGTCTGGGAGGGAAGATAGCTATTGCGATAGGCCCGGAAGGCGATTTTACGCCTGGTGAGATAAAGAGCGCCCAAGGGCAGGGTTTTAAGACGGTAAATTTGGGTCCAAGGGTTTTAAAAAGCGACACCGCAGGACTTGCCGCAATTTCGATGATCAATTATGAATACCAAGAATAG
- the amrB gene encoding AmmeMemoRadiSam system protein B: MRRSLLSLTIFTLLLYAEPLYAAEIKESDLAGSWYPASKIQLEKQLQGYLDAASPDKLEGDILALIVPHAGYIYSGPVAAYGYKLLEGKRIKTVIILGFSHGKYFNGMAIYDKGFWRTPLGDIQIDEALADEIKKNPRVKFNPDLFKEENSIEMQIPFIQMVLKDVKIVPIAFGMQDYTGAESLALTLAEIVSSPSAPRNDILIVASTDLSHYHSHDEANKIDRYTIGTLNKLKSKEFYDEGKLGICELCGLMPVTASLLVAEKLGYDRIKELKYADSGDITGDKSRVVGYYAGAVYKNNDVAQKVKSNMLNDIQRKRLLQIARESIISFVKYGKRKVFSEKDPLLNQSLGAFVTLHEKGELRGCIGNMVGQGPLYQTIADMAIEAATGDPRFHRLSPSEIDKIDIEISVLSPLQRVASADEIKVPGHGVIVRKGLRSGVYLPQVADETGWGKEEFLTSLCSHKAGLSPDAWKDPATELYTFTAEVFGEEGGKKDAQ; the protein is encoded by the coding sequence ATGCGCAGATCATTGCTTTCCCTCACGATTTTCACACTGCTTCTGTATGCAGAGCCACTCTATGCCGCCGAAATTAAAGAGTCCGATCTTGCCGGATCATGGTATCCTGCTTCAAAAATTCAATTAGAAAAACAACTTCAAGGTTATCTCGACGCTGCCAGCCCTGACAAATTGGAAGGAGATATCCTCGCTCTTATAGTTCCGCATGCCGGTTATATATATTCGGGCCCTGTTGCCGCTTACGGATATAAGCTTCTTGAAGGAAAAAGGATAAAGACGGTCATTATTTTAGGTTTTAGCCATGGAAAATATTTCAATGGCATGGCTATTTATGATAAAGGTTTCTGGCGCACACCTCTCGGAGATATTCAAATTGACGAGGCGCTCGCGGATGAAATTAAAAAAAATCCGCGCGTAAAGTTTAATCCGGACCTTTTTAAAGAAGAAAATTCCATAGAGATGCAGATACCGTTTATACAGATGGTGTTGAAAGATGTAAAGATCGTGCCCATCGCTTTTGGGATGCAGGATTACACAGGCGCCGAAAGTCTGGCCTTGACGCTTGCGGAGATTGTTTCGTCGCCTTCGGCTCCTCGCAATGACATATTGATAGTGGCATCTACGGATCTCTCGCACTATCATTCGCATGATGAGGCAAATAAGATAGACAGGTATACAATAGGGACGCTGAATAAATTAAAGTCCAAGGAATTTTATGATGAAGGCAAGCTCGGTATTTGCGAGCTATGCGGCCTTATGCCTGTTACAGCGTCATTACTTGTGGCGGAAAAGTTAGGATATGATAGAATAAAAGAATTGAAATATGCCGATTCCGGTGATATAACTGGTGACAAGAGCCGTGTTGTAGGGTATTACGCCGGGGCGGTGTATAAGAACAATGACGTGGCGCAGAAAGTTAAATCGAACATGCTCAATGATATCCAAAGGAAAAGGTTGCTGCAAATAGCGAGAGAATCTATAATAAGTTTTGTAAAATATGGGAAACGCAAAGTTTTTTCAGAAAAGGACCCTCTCTTGAACCAGTCTCTGGGCGCGTTCGTCACCCTGCATGAAAAAGGCGAGCTGCGCGGCTGTATCGGGAATATGGTCGGCCAGGGCCCTTTATATCAGACTATAGCCGATATGGCGATAGAAGCCGCGACCGGCGATCCGAGATTTCATAGGCTTTCACCGTCTGAAATTGATAAAATAGATATAGAAATATCCGTACTTTCTCCCCTGCAAAGGGTTGCCAGCGCCGACGAAATAAAGGTGCCCGGCCATGGTGTTATAGTAAGAAAAGGTTTAAGAAGCGGCGTGTATCTGCCTCAGGTAGCGGACGAAACCGGCTGGGGAAAAGAAGAGTTTTTAACAAGCCTATGCTCTCACAAAGCGGGCCTATCGCCGGACGCATGGAAAGATCCGGCAACAGAACTTTATACATTTACCGCCGAAGTATTCGGCGAAGAGGGAGGAAAAAAGGATGCGCAATAA